CATCTTGTGTTGTACTGGAGAGACTTACGTACATAACCagaggaaaagcagcagaatTTGAAAATATTTGGAAACCTTTGTTGGAGTTTCCTGGACGTCAGGGGGCACAGTCAAATTGAAACTGCAGTGTGTTGTtgagtgctgttgttgaaattgttgttgttgttgttgttgttgttttttctcttctttgaggtatttatttattttgtcttatcttttattttctttgttttctttgttggtGAAACatatgaaatgtcatgtctctctttctttgaaattctgactaaacatttcattgtataatttaattattaatattgtttgtctgtctgtatgtgtatatatgtatatatgtatatatgtctatatgtaaattcaataaaaatattgttgaaaaaaaaaaaaaaaaaagtcaacggaagtcagcgtcctgttgcccgctcttgctcgctctaaatagacatgaacgagcatcgctcaaaacagtgaggcgacacacgtcagctaaaaccacaatatcactccatagttcagctgcttggcagtaatgttagctgaccagacggaggtctctccatgaatcactgctgatgctagtgttggcttttcctgtttcagcctccggggctgaagcaggaagagaaacgttatcgtctcccgactgcgcccgcagggataCACCgacacccggtcggagacgataacgtttctcgctgcggagccccgtcacttcacaagacacgggaaacctctgttggtctggaggagctgcagcagttatttctgcacaaacgttcactgtacattcactagatattctcagagctaaactaactcttctgcagtgtataGTGAGCATGCATGCACTTGAGGTGGAGCAAGACAGCGACAACgcgtgcggtgtgtgagtgaaggcaagcaggcagaggagcagagactccggccacacgctagcacgcatgggatcccgacccggtagatttatacgtgtaaaaagttacaaacagtccctttaagttgagtaaatgtacttagttatattTCACCACTACCACTGTCACTTATTCGGCATTGTCAAACATCCTGAtaacttttatatatttacagtacCTGAATGTGTTATATGTGGTGCATCCATCTGTAAATAATGTGTAAAACATCTTCAGTTgagagtagggatgcaccgatatcggATATCAGGCCAATACTGAGTCAGatagctggattgggtatcgctattgggactgaaaaagtcagattgaTGTATCCCTAGTTGAGAGTTTCATCAACAACTCATCGGAATCAAATTTTCATATCTTTCCAGGTGCGGTCGTGACCCTCACAGACCTTCCTTTGGCTCTCCCACAACTTCAGGCCAACGTTACTGCTAACATGCCACCCAGTGGTTGGCCTACCACCCTCCCCACCGTCCTCCCTCTGTCCTGGGGAGAGGACCACATGAATTTCCCCTCTGACTGGGATCTGGTGCTCTGTGCAGATATCATTTACCTCCCAGAGACGTACCCACTGCTAGTGGAGACACTAGCTCATTTGTGCAAGAACGGAGCCGTGGCATATCTGTCATCCAAAATGCGAAAAGAGCACGAGACTCCAGGTTTCTATGAAGAATGTCTGCCGAGCAGATTTAATGTGGAGCTTGTGCACCGTGATGACAATCAGAACATTAATATCTACAGGGCATCTCTGAGGAAAGACAAGTGACAGCAGGGACAACCTGCTACAGGCCTGGTACTTGGATTAGTTACTCTACTGAGACCAGTTAAGACTGGGTTTTTTTGGGTGCCtttttaaaaatagttttttttaaaaactgaaagTTTGGTTATACTTACCTACTAGTTAGGTGGATGGCTTCCACCTTAGGTAGTCCGTTTTGTTTTCAGTAAATAACCAATTCAACCTCCTTCAAAACTAGAAGTCTAATGGAACTGGTTAGATATGGTACATCGTTTTTGTTATTTCTCACTTCCATCATTAAATACAGTTTGGGACCAGTTACCGTGGCGAAACAAGAGCAAGTTCTAATTGTGATTTTATATAAAACAGCCTTATGTTTGTTAATGAAATCGGCAGTCCGTTGCTCTGTTTCTAGTGTCTTGAGGCGAGGATCAGCTCCGCTCATAATCATCTGACTGGAGATTTCAGGTTCTTCCTTTTATCACTTGTCTATGTTGTCATTATCATGCACGATGTAGTTTTAGTGACGACAATGTTATCAGTGCATGCCTTGAAAAAGGGTCGACTGTTCTTCTCAGTGTGCTCTACCTCTAAATTTTAAATCTCATATTTTCTTTCCACATTTCTAATTGTCTCGCAAAGTTCATTTTATCAGTACAGGACGCAGCAGCCTGTTAGTACATGACCTCCCTGTTTGGTTTCTGCAAGGATGTTGAGCGTGTTACAAAGAGAGCTGAGCTGCATCACCTTCAGATTAGATTGAAAACACGTCACATGATCACAgctttaaaggccctgaaaaaCATTCCTTCTCCTTTAGCTGCTTACTCTGATAGACTTGATCCTGCATGAATACTATATTTTCTGCCAAAGTTATAAcggttttgtttatttcatgagacatgtctgtatttgtgtttttgtctggtCTTCTGACTGGTTCAAAGTGGTCGGGGCTCTGTTGGAAAAAAGGTGACATCACATCCTGAATGCGCCAATGAGGGTTGTTTTGCATCGTTTGCTTACTGTATGCTGCTAGGCCACTGTCAATCAAATATGATcaaaccacacccacacagtcgtGATGAAGCAGATTGTTATTGCTCATTTAGTCATGTATATTTAAAGTTATGTTTTCAGGCTATAAATCAGATTAACACCAGTCCTCTCCACACAAGGTGATGGAGTCTGTCACTCACTAAACATCTTCATTAGCATCATCTCTGGGCTGAAACTTTTATCTACGAGCAGCATTTAAGCtcagaacaaaaacagatttatttACTCAGTCATAATGGATACTTTTATGTAGTTGGTGTCatactgtcattgtgttactatTCATGATTTTGTCTTTTGTGCAGTTTTACATCAATCAGTCTGGACAGGCATAAATTAGAAAGCTGGGTCCAATATACAGTATCAAAATATAATTCTCAAACTTCTCATGGATCCTGTTCTCACCTGAAATTGTagtaatattgtttttattgagaTATCTATAAAACCCAAAACAAAGTTCATCCCATCCTCAACTATTCTGTCAACATCAACAGATTGCCCTGCAGCCGGCTGTCTGTACGAACTTCATcccctctctcctgctctgtgcTGATGTACAGATTTTCTGTTCAGAGAAGGAAAGCCTGTTTGTTACGCTGGAGAGTTTCAAAGAAAGGGAGACAACCCGTCCGCTGCCCGTCTCTCCCTCCGCCACAATTCAGCCGACAAAACAACAGATCCCTATCTCCGTGCGGCGTCTGCCTGCCATCACGTCGAGCACCTCCCACACCAGTGTCATGCAAAGTGCAGATCACTGATGTTGTTGTCATTCATGATTATTTGGGCAAAAACTTTGCATTGGAGAAGTGGTGCCATATGAGCTGACAGGAAAATGTTATAGTTGACTTTCTGAGTTAAACTGTTTTATACAtgttgtaaaaataaattataactCCTTCACATTTTTTTGTATGACTTTAAAGAGGAACGATGCAGCTAAAGATGGTAACTCTAAAAACCTGATTAAAAAATTCCTCAGTGGTATTTATACTGGGCATGTTGGCTGGATGAGAGGAGGATGGGCAGTGACAGGGGAgtaggggagtgtgtgtgtgtgtgtgtgtgtgtgtagagtggGAGGGGGACTGAAAACCATCCTCCTTTTAAAACAAGTCGTCCTGTTTGGACTTCGTTAGACCTCATATCACCTCATGAGCAACAAGGACAATAATCTGAAGACAATTAAAGGtacgtgttgtgtgtgtgcacttatCTCTCCATTTATGTAATGATATCTAAATTGCAGGTgagacattttaaaatatttttattttagttttttattcaGTATAGGCTATCATACCATAATCAGTGTTAAAATATGAATATGCTTTTTGAGTCTGTATATAAATCTTAAGGTTTTATGCATTTTAAGAACATACTGATTATTATatgatccttttttttctccatatttCAGATTTCAACCAAAACATGGAGTTCTGGCCCGAGAATCCGGGGCAGACGCCTCTATACTCCAAATTTGGTACTGTTCCTGGGAGAAACTGTACACATAAGTGAGTTCAGATTACTTTTTCAATCAGTGTAATCATTGGATAATAGTTTGTTAACATTTTTCTATGCTTGTTTGACAGACTTATTTGTGCTTTACCTGACTGATTTACTGCACAATAGTCttaatatctactgtatatattgctGTTCCACATTGCTGTTACATTAATGAAAAACTGCACAATTTTTagcaacacattattttcagtATTATTTTACAGTGAAGTTATACTAAAAGTCACTTGACATGGGAAAATTTGTTAAAACACATATCAAggaattaaatgtgatgtggAAGATGGCTTTTGTTGAAATTATTTGAACGTACTTTTTCACCATTTCCCCCACAGCTACCAAGACCGACATCAGGTCCCCCAGTATCCACTGTACTATGGTGAGCAGCAGGATCAAAGCAGGGAGTCCAGTTACTGGACTGTACCAGGATCAAGAACAGGAGGGGCTCCACAGGAGTACACTAACTGGACGGACCAAGATCAGACCGCCCCTGCTTCTTCTCAATTCCCTTTTATTCTCGACCGTCACGCTCAGCAGCACCAGGACCTGGGAGACTATCATCAGCAACATGAAGCCAGAGACAGAGAGTGGACAGCAGCTCAGCGAGCAGCGAGGGAATATGAGAGAGGATTTCTGAGGGAGGGGTGGCAGAGGAGGTGGGAGCCCTGTGGTCCTGTCCGCTACAACAGGGAAGTTCCTGCTAAGAGGAGCGACAGCAGCTATCGAGAGCTGGAGGCTTGGGCAGCTCGATACAGCCATTCACTTCCAAGGAGGAGACGCATCGAGGCTGAGTTGAGGGGCGCCTCTCAGGGTCTGCCGGAGAGCAGCAggactctagagagggacagCAGGAGTGAGACAGATCCTCGAGTGGCGGCGCTGCAACAAGTCAGACAATCTGCAAGCTTCAGAGAATCAGGATTGTGGGATAGAGGGGGCAGACAGCAAGCTCCCACTTACTATCCATCACAAACTCCTGCCACCGACACAAGCCAAGAAAAGAACAGCTACCAACCGAGGATGTTCAGCCAACCTCCTGGCTATATCGCTCCTCCTCCCTATGACAGCCCACATAAAGGCTCACCTGTACTGCACCACTGTGACACCAGCTGGGAGCAAGAAGGTAAGAGACAAACCTACTGGTCACAGCCCACACTCCAAAAGAAGCAGCATGTAGATCTGCAGGAtcacagagaaggagagaaagaggagtttGCAAAACCAGATGGGAATCAAAAAAGCTTCCCAGAAGGACTTGAAGGACTAATACAGGACCGACGACAGGCGATAGATGCGTTACAGGCAAGCAGTCCTTTTAGTATCCAggaaacacacatgcagcatGAGGGTGAGTTGTCTCTGCAACAGTCACAAGTGTTACAAGCGGTTGAGAACAAAAAGATAAACAAAGAACCATCCTCAAAAGTCATTGAAGGAAGGAAGTTCAGATTAAACAAAAAGACAGGTGGGATGACCATATTCTGCTTGGTGTCTCGAATAGCAGGCCCCGCAGAAACCCCATCTTTGCCACTTTGTACCTCGCAAGGAAACATTCAAAACACAGAAGTTGGAGGTGTTTCTAAAGGTCTCTGGGTCAGCAGTGGCATtaatcaaacacacaaacttgCAGATGAGGTAGACTTCAGAGCGCCAACACTCACAGAGCAGTCAAATGCTTCTGATGCAAGAAAAGCCAAACAGAAGGAGATGCCAACCTGCATAGAAAGTGAGATGCTTAGTGATAAGCTATCAAACAAAGCAGAGTTGGATGTTGTTTCCCAAGAAAAAGTTAAAACAGATGATGCTGATTCTACAATTGGGAGACAAGTTGCTCGATCAGTGCAGCCTGTGTCAGTCAAATATCCTCTGTGGAGGGAGCCTAGTTTCTCAAGCAGAGCTGAAACTGAGAGTTCATCAACATGTTTGAAAGCAAACATCGAGGAAGGAGAATCAGATGTTCTGCACAACCAAGAAAATAAATTTCATCCAATTGATGTTGAAGTAAGGAGACTGGACATCAAGACAGACACAGACTCTGAGGACAGTGAAGGTCGACTGGTTATCAAAACAACCTGTGTTGTTGTTAAAATTGAGCTGATTCCATCACCCAAGAAAGAGCATGTTCACTACTTACACACTGAGCACAGTCCACTTGATGTTCAATCGACTATCTCTCCTGAATCAAACAGTCAGCTGGATCAGGATGCAACAACTgaccaaaacacagaaacaaacccCCTCCACACTAATGAAAGGCCTGAGACTGAACCAGACTCTGATATTATGGAACAACAGACACCCGAGGGAGAAAGTGAAATCTCTTCCGTCTGCATGTCCTCATCTTCAGTTTCTGAGGGGGAAACGCTGGAGGAGCGCGCTGAAAGGATCCTAGGAATCCCTCTACAGGACTGCGTTACTAAGCAGCAACCTGAAGAGGCAACGTCACCTCTGGACTCGTATGTGGAGGACCAGGAGGTTGAACCTTCTCCAATTAAAGACAACGACATTGATGATGCAGTTGAACAAATCCCAGAGGACACAGGAGAAGAGGAACAGTCACAGAGTCGGTTAGAGGTTGGCCAAACTGAAGATGCTGTGTGTTTGCGGGAAAATGATGATACCAAAGATCAGGCGGCAAATGAAGATGGTGGGGATTTCGCAGGACTTCGGGATCAGGTGTCTATTATGTCTGACGGGAATGACACTGAAACTGATATTGAATCTTCACCGGATATTGAAATAACTGAGGATTCTCTGCTTATACCCGCTAGTGAAGAAGGTACAACTGAGCAGGAAGAAAACGATACCTCTACTCATCATCCACCCACCAACCTCTCTAATTCTTCTTTGCTTTCACCCTCCTCAGACTGTGAACCTGCTCTTTCTCTCACGCTGTCATCCTCCGATCTTACGCCTCTCATGCATATCTCAGAATCAAACATAGAGGGAGGTCCTGATCCTGAGTTGATTCCCCTCAGTTCTGCAGAAAACTTAGCTCTTCAGCCGGAAACCTCATCTCTTCTCCCTGCATCTATTGACTTTACCACAAACTCCACTCCCAATGCAGACCAATCCCCAAGCCCTTCTCCTCTTCATTCAGTAGATCACACTGCAGAAACAGTGTCCGATGTTGAGGACCAGGATGAAGAGGGTGAAACACCACAGCTAATAAACAATGAGATCAGCGACACCCTTGAGGATATTACCAAAGATATGACTGAGGAGCAACAATTTGAAAGTGACCAACCAGACGATGCTGCGTGTGTGATTGAGAGCAATGCCACTGATGATCAACAAACAACAGAAGACGATCCTACAGACCATATTATGGAACAGACTCTTAGAATATCCAAAGAAGATGCCATCGAGGTTGACATTTTGCAGCAACAACTTGAACGTGTCCAAGCAGAGGATTTTGTTTATGTAAAACATAGTTATCTGACTGAAGA
This portion of the Sebastes fasciatus isolate fSebFas1 chromosome 1, fSebFas1.pri, whole genome shotgun sequence genome encodes:
- the LOC141765572 gene encoding EEF1A lysine methyltransferase 3-like, which gives rise to MICSGDEDDPFPVDDGLFADTFSQDTVYSLAGQQLKIRQLFGANLGVAAPVWEAALQLCCYLEDQSVELRGRSIIELGAGTGVVGILAARLGAVVTLTDLPLALPQLQANVTANMPPSGWPTTLPTVLPLSWGEDHMNFPSDWDLVLCADIIYLPETYPLLVETLAHLCKNGAVAYLSSKMRKEHETPGFYEECLPSRFNVELVHRDDNQNINIYRASLRKDK
- the LOC141765563 gene encoding uncharacterized protein LOC141765563, whose protein sequence is MSNKDNNLKTIKDFNQNMEFWPENPGQTPLYSKFGTVPGRNCTHNYQDRHQVPQYPLYYGEQQDQSRESSYWTVPGSRTGGAPQEYTNWTDQDQTAPASSQFPFILDRHAQQHQDLGDYHQQHEARDREWTAAQRAAREYERGFLREGWQRRWEPCGPVRYNREVPAKRSDSSYRELEAWAARYSHSLPRRRRIEAELRGASQGLPESSRTLERDSRSETDPRVAALQQVRQSASFRESGLWDRGGRQQAPTYYPSQTPATDTSQEKNSYQPRMFSQPPGYIAPPPYDSPHKGSPVLHHCDTSWEQEGKRQTYWSQPTLQKKQHVDLQDHREGEKEEFAKPDGNQKSFPEGLEGLIQDRRQAIDALQASSPFSIQETHMQHEGELSLQQSQVLQAVENKKINKEPSSKVIEGRKFRLNKKTGGMTIFCLVSRIAGPAETPSLPLCTSQGNIQNTEVGGVSKGLWVSSGINQTHKLADEVDFRAPTLTEQSNASDARKAKQKEMPTCIESEMLSDKLSNKAELDVVSQEKVKTDDADSTIGRQVARSVQPVSVKYPLWREPSFSSRAETESSSTCLKANIEEGESDVLHNQENKFHPIDVEVRRLDIKTDTDSEDSEGRLVIKTTCVVVKIELIPSPKKEHVHYLHTEHSPLDVQSTISPESNSQLDQDATTDQNTETNPLHTNERPETEPDSDIMEQQTPEGESEISSVCMSSSSVSEGETLEERAERILGIPLQDCVTKQQPEEATSPLDSYVEDQEVEPSPIKDNDIDDAVEQIPEDTGEEEQSQSRLEVGQTEDAVCLRENDDTKDQAANEDGGDFAGLRDQVSIMSDGNDTETDIESSPDIEITEDSLLIPASEEDCEPALSLTLSSSDLTPLMHISESNIEGGPDPELIPLSSAENLALQPETSSLLPASIDFTTNSTPNADQSPSPSPLHSVDHTAETVSDVEDQDEEGETPQLINNEISDTLEDITKDMTEEQQFESDQPDDAACVIESNATDDQQTTEDDPTDHIMEQTLRISKEDAIEVDILQQQLERVQAEDFVYVKHSYLTEDQLPEEVNEDPAGLLEPTIYQENVTDSQTEVNILQQQFDNGQEEDAHLKESYMTEERSQKEADEDPTGLLELTLSTENATDSQTQIEIEILQDTEQQTEASDSSPPSPSDSDCEVSQSPLDVLSPSELPTPTHTSNESDTECVSFLEMDSVCSSALNPDAAPAAGIPETVPPPLHLDSCEESLQFSSSSCTDSPRILLSSSSTPPPQEGSGSIDPASPLKEEPQYPKSLWDAVNRIRKHTAPDSENEEEEVSELWDPESAGEDLCRPGVVVDINSGRIVFDGAGQSEVSTEGVEENLCHEERSGHAEEDTLSCSSTCSHGSGDTVIVADEDEVEETPPDAGTESKTGNDEEFQMAEGERCCSAEVKDEIAAKEEGDNDGDESVNNESSQSEEWPVEVANKTAKAVEMKETELEENQEEVQVKR